From Thalassovita sp.:
CGCCATAGACACCTGCGCCGAAGGAGGTCAGGCTCATCGTGGAGTTGGCGAGCAAAACCGGATCAATGGTGCCAAGCGCGTCGACGCCGCCCACGCGGGCAAGGTAGAGATTGTAGCGTTCGGGGATGACCTGAACGTAGTGCTGGGTCTCGGCAAATGGCGGCACGCCACCGTAGCGCTGCACATTGCCGGGACCGGCGTTGTAGGCGGCCAGCCCGTGAATGATGTTGCCGTCAAACATGGCCAGCATCTGCGCCAGATAGCGCGCGCCGCCCGTGACCTGAATGTAGGGATTTTCATAGTAGGCTGGATAAATCCCGAGATCCTGCGCCGTTCCGGGCATGATCTGGGTCAGACCGAATGCACCAACAGGCGAGCGCGCGCCGATGGTGAAGCGGCTTTCCTGCCAGATCAGCGCCTGCAACAGGCAGCGCCATTGCTTGGGCGACAGACCGGCAGCGCGCACGCCAGATATGTGGTGCGTTTCTTGCGCGGCGCGAATGATCAGCTGTTCGATGGAGCCCGAGGCATCGCCGAACATCTGGCCCGCGCCGGGGTTTGGGTCGACCGGACCATAGAGCGTCTCTGCAGCGCTTTCAGGTGATGAACCAGCTTCCAAACTCGCGACAAGTGGGCCGGAATTCCCGCTGGCCAACGTCGTGGCA
This genomic window contains:
- a CDS encoding lytic transglycosylase domain-containing protein, whose protein sequence is MFFQRERVLQQGEQDLALQRDRLTKEEELEELEQEQLKALEDILDATTLASGNSGPLVASLEAGSSPESAAETLYGPVDPNPGAGQMFGDASGSIEQLIIRAAQETHHISGVRAAGLSPKQWRCLLQALIWQESRFTIGARSPVGAFGLTQIMPGTAQDLGIYPAYYENPYIQVTGGARYLAQMLAMFDGNIIHGLAAYNAGPGNVQRYGGVPPFAETQHYVQVIPERYNLYLARVGGVDALGTIDPVLLANSTMSLTSFGAGVYGDYSLVSVQAAALRVQDIITRIGETHDIHAAMSLNTYARAELARLIAIRTRLKAAHTRPLSAAELAMAAAQAREQDFMKFDLEAPR